A single genomic interval of Cupriavidus necator harbors:
- a CDS encoding Bug family tripartite tricarboxylate transporter substrate binding protein has product MSPRTFLPRFAACLLAVAAAWSAPASAQSDRPLRILVGYPAGGTADLAARLVGDKLRETLNQTVVIENKPGAGGRLVMDYARTQPADGNTLVVANSAVMTIAPLVYRKLNYDIQRDFTPVAEAANFQLALATGPASPARTLKDYVAWLKAGAQNNSYASPALGSIPHFFGLMIGKQVGIDMLHVPFNGSAPLMSALVGGQVPASVDTLADLTEMHRAGKIRVLATSGTHRSVALPDVPTFTELGYKGIEGEGRYGLLAPAGTPRPVLDKLNAAIVRAVQSPDVRDKFLKLGLEPATGPADAFAGVLKADAGKWAPVVKASGYTGD; this is encoded by the coding sequence GTGAGCCCTCGCACCTTCCTTCCCCGCTTCGCCGCGTGCCTGCTGGCGGTTGCCGCTGCATGGTCCGCGCCCGCCAGCGCGCAGTCGGACCGTCCGCTGCGCATCCTGGTGGGCTACCCGGCCGGCGGCACCGCCGACCTCGCCGCACGCCTGGTCGGCGACAAGCTGCGCGAGACCCTGAACCAGACCGTGGTCATCGAGAACAAGCCCGGCGCCGGCGGGCGGCTGGTGATGGACTACGCGCGCACGCAGCCGGCCGACGGAAATACCCTGGTGGTGGCCAACTCGGCGGTCATGACCATTGCGCCGCTGGTCTACCGCAAGCTCAACTACGATATCCAGCGCGATTTCACGCCCGTGGCGGAGGCCGCCAACTTCCAGCTGGCGCTCGCTACCGGGCCGGCCAGCCCGGCGCGCACGCTGAAGGACTATGTGGCATGGCTCAAGGCCGGTGCGCAGAACAACTCCTACGCCTCGCCGGCGCTGGGCAGCATCCCGCATTTCTTCGGGCTGATGATCGGCAAGCAGGTTGGCATCGACATGCTGCACGTCCCCTTCAACGGCTCTGCGCCGCTGATGAGCGCGCTGGTCGGCGGGCAGGTGCCGGCTTCGGTCGACACCCTTGCCGACCTGACCGAAATGCACCGCGCCGGCAAGATCCGCGTGCTGGCGACTTCCGGCACCCACCGCTCGGTGGCGCTGCCCGATGTGCCGACCTTCACCGAGCTTGGCTACAAGGGCATCGAAGGCGAAGGCCGCTACGGCCTGCTGGCACCCGCGGGCACGCCGCGCCCGGTGCTCGACAAGCTCAACGCCGCCATCGTCAGGGCCGTGCAGTCGCCGGACGTGCGCGACAAGTTCCTCAAGCTGGGGCTGGAACCCGCAACCGGCCCGGCCGACGCCTTTGCCGGCGTGCTCAAGGCCGACGCCGGCAAGTGGGCACCGGTGGTCAAGGCGTCCGGCTATACCGGCGACTGA
- a CDS encoding sulfatase-like hydrolase/transferase: protein MTIRNTLFIMCDQLRRDHLGCYGHPALRTRNIDALAARGVRFDRAFVTSGVCGPSRMSFYTGRHVSSHGATWNRVPLSVGEVTLGEYLKHSGRALALAGKTHVMPDNANLKRLHLDGGTELETLLRSGHFTEVDRHDGHHAEPHSAYADWLRQQGYDSADPWTDYVISAENERGEIVSGWHMRNAGLPARVAEPHSETAYTVDQAMRYIATRGDDPWVLHLSLVKPHWPYLAPAPYHAAYSLDDCMPLQRHDAELEDPHPVLSAYRTQEECANFMRQEVSDTVRPAYQGLIQQIDDRLGQLWEQLERLGRWQDTLIVFTADHGDFLGDHWLGEKEQFYDTVQNIPLIVYDPSPAADATRGSAQASMVSAVDVVPTVLDALGLPPADHRVEGRSLLGLTRAGERAYAGSWRDFVVSELDYAYRGARVALGRHPGECRAWMVRDARWKYVHWQGFRPQLFDLQNDPQEYFDLGSDPGHEAVRSTMRLRLLEWFCTLKPRVTVTSQEVAAKTNVYKQAGVFFGVW, encoded by the coding sequence ATGACGATCCGCAATACCCTCTTCATCATGTGCGACCAGCTGCGGCGCGACCACCTGGGCTGCTACGGGCATCCGGCGCTGCGCACGCGCAATATCGATGCGCTGGCCGCGCGCGGCGTGCGCTTCGACCGCGCCTTCGTCACCTCCGGGGTCTGCGGCCCCAGCCGCATGAGCTTCTATACCGGCCGCCATGTCAGCAGCCACGGCGCCACCTGGAACCGCGTGCCGCTGTCGGTCGGCGAAGTCACGCTGGGCGAATACCTGAAGCACAGCGGCCGCGCGCTGGCGCTGGCGGGCAAGACCCATGTGATGCCCGACAACGCCAACCTGAAGCGGCTGCACCTGGATGGCGGCACTGAGCTGGAAACGCTGCTGCGCAGCGGCCACTTCACCGAAGTCGACCGCCATGACGGCCACCACGCCGAGCCGCACAGCGCCTACGCCGACTGGCTGCGCCAGCAAGGCTACGACAGCGCGGATCCGTGGACCGACTACGTGATCAGCGCCGAGAACGAACGCGGCGAGATCGTCTCCGGCTGGCACATGCGCAACGCCGGCCTGCCCGCGCGCGTGGCCGAGCCGCATTCCGAGACCGCGTACACGGTGGACCAGGCGATGCGGTACATCGCCACGCGCGGCGACGATCCGTGGGTGCTGCACCTGTCGCTGGTCAAGCCGCACTGGCCCTACCTGGCGCCCGCGCCCTACCACGCCGCGTATTCGCTCGATGACTGCATGCCGCTGCAGCGCCACGACGCCGAGCTGGAAGACCCGCACCCGGTGCTGTCGGCCTACCGCACGCAGGAAGAATGCGCCAACTTCATGCGCCAGGAAGTCTCGGACACGGTGCGCCCCGCCTACCAGGGCCTGATCCAGCAGATCGACGACCGGCTCGGCCAGCTCTGGGAACAGCTCGAACGCCTGGGCCGCTGGCAGGACACTCTGATCGTCTTCACCGCCGACCACGGCGATTTCCTGGGCGACCACTGGCTGGGCGAGAAGGAGCAGTTCTACGACACTGTGCAGAACATCCCGCTGATCGTCTACGACCCCTCGCCGGCAGCGGATGCCACGCGCGGCAGCGCGCAGGCCAGCATGGTCAGCGCGGTCGACGTGGTGCCGACGGTGCTGGACGCACTGGGCCTGCCGCCGGCCGACCACCGCGTCGAGGGCCGCTCGTTGCTGGGCCTGACGCGCGCGGGCGAGCGTGCCTATGCCGGCAGCTGGCGCGATTTCGTCGTATCCGAGCTGGACTATGCCTATCGCGGCGCTCGCGTGGCGCTGGGCCGCCATCCCGGCGAGTGCCGCGCCTGGATGGTGCGTGACGCGCGCTGGAAATATGTGCACTGGCAAGGGTTCCGGCCACAGCTGTTCGACCTCCAGAACGATCCGCAGGAGTATTTCGACCTGGGCAGCGACCCCGGCCACGAAGCCGTGCGCAGCACCATGCGGTTGCGGTTGCTGGAGTGGTTCTGCACGCTCAAGCCGCGCGTGACGGTAACCAGCCAAGAGGTAGCGGCCAAGACCAATGTGTACAAGCAGGCCGGCGTGTTCTTTGGCGTGTGGTGA
- a CDS encoding host attachment protein, whose protein sequence is MKHTWILVADESLARIFASHASTAPMALVEEITDAAAHGDRANLRRDAYGRRGHAAVQGDAGHPGAHQAGPSTVTSSAGEDELHQEAQLFARRVADYLADARNKQRFDSLALIAAPRFLGLLRKALSAGVTDLITKEIGKDFTHMPNNDLQQRLADEDIIPARRDARVVTGRDR, encoded by the coding sequence ATGAAACACACCTGGATTCTTGTGGCGGACGAATCCCTCGCCCGCATTTTTGCCTCGCACGCCTCAACCGCGCCAATGGCTCTGGTTGAGGAAATCACTGACGCGGCAGCACATGGCGACCGCGCCAACCTGCGTCGCGACGCCTACGGCCGGCGCGGCCACGCCGCCGTACAGGGCGACGCCGGGCACCCCGGTGCCCACCAGGCCGGGCCGTCCACCGTCACATCGTCGGCCGGCGAGGATGAACTGCACCAGGAAGCGCAGCTGTTTGCCCGCCGCGTGGCGGACTACCTTGCCGATGCGCGCAACAAGCAGCGCTTTGACTCACTGGCGCTGATCGCGGCGCCGCGTTTCCTGGGCCTGCTGCGCAAAGCCCTTTCCGCCGGCGTCACCGACCTCATCACGAAGGAAATTGGCAAGGACTTCACCCACATGCCCAACAACGACCTGCAACAACGGCTCGCGGACGAAGACATCATTCCCGCGCGCCGCGACGCGCGCGTCGTTACCGGCCGGGACCGATAG
- a CDS encoding GntR family transcriptional regulator → MALPRFKEIENEIRQRIASNTWGPGAKLPSEAELVAEFAVSRITVRQALSGLHNAGLIEKVNGKGSFVTRPSDTPSLGALTGFYETARARGQLAYGKLASVRLVRAPAHVAAALRLQPGEKVLSVATVRYWDDAAVAHFTLMGPEPLMRRLVQEDLETNDAMSLFESRLGYRFKEVAMEATAVAAPADVARRLGVAEGEPLLRLRSTPHDIDDTPLFCGELLFRPDRYAYKWTLTR, encoded by the coding sequence GTGGCGCTGCCCAGGTTCAAAGAGATCGAAAACGAGATTCGCCAGCGAATCGCCAGCAACACATGGGGGCCGGGCGCCAAGCTTCCGTCCGAGGCGGAGTTGGTGGCGGAATTCGCGGTCAGCCGGATCACCGTGCGCCAGGCCCTGTCCGGGCTGCACAACGCCGGCCTGATCGAGAAGGTCAACGGCAAGGGCAGTTTCGTGACTCGTCCCTCAGACACGCCCAGCCTTGGCGCGCTGACCGGTTTCTATGAAACCGCACGCGCCCGTGGCCAACTCGCCTACGGCAAGCTGGCGTCGGTACGGCTGGTGCGCGCGCCGGCCCATGTGGCGGCGGCGCTGCGTCTTCAACCTGGCGAGAAAGTGCTGAGCGTGGCCACCGTGCGGTACTGGGATGACGCGGCCGTCGCGCATTTCACCCTGATGGGTCCTGAGCCGCTGATGCGCCGCCTGGTGCAGGAGGACCTGGAAACCAACGACGCCATGTCGCTGTTTGAAAGCCGGCTCGGGTACCGGTTCAAGGAAGTGGCGATGGAAGCTACCGCCGTTGCCGCGCCCGCGGACGTGGCGCGCCGGCTCGGTGTTGCCGAGGGCGAACCGCTGTTGCGCCTGCGCAGCACGCCGCATGATATCGATGACACACCGTTGTTCTGCGGCGAACTGCTGTTCCGCCCGGACCGCTATGCCTACAAGTGGACACTGACGCGCTAG